The following coding sequences are from one Coffea arabica cultivar ET-39 chromosome 11e, Coffea Arabica ET-39 HiFi, whole genome shotgun sequence window:
- the LOC140021168 gene encoding receptor-like protein EIX2 → MEVWAFIHEKAFKTLREEEVEYYSWDLLLVKSISLSANNLVGEILDEIMELVQLQVLNLSQNHLTGRIPKKIGPIPSGNQLQTLTDPSIYEGNSGLCGKPLPNNCWEHKLPTKNGPIDEDEGHSESDWSWFYAGIGPGFAVGLLGVLGILLFKKSWRHAYFKFIESACDKI, encoded by the exons ATGGAGGTTTGGGCATTTATCCACGAGAAAGCCTTCAAGACATTAAGGGAGGAAGAAGTTGAGTATTACTCATGGGACCTTCTACTTGTTAAATCCATAAGCCTTTCAGCAAATAATTTAGTTGGCGAGATCCTTGATGAGATAATGGAGCTGGTTCAATTACAAGTTTTGAATCTTTCACAAAATCATTTGACTGGAAGAATCCCCAAGAAGATTG GGCCAATACCATCAGGAAATCAACTTCAGACCTTGACCGATCCATCCATCTATGAAGGAAACAGTGGACTCTGTGGCAAACCACTCCCAAACAACTGCTGGGAACACAAATTGCCTACCAAAAATGGGCCTATTGATGAGGATGAAGGCCACAGTGAATCTGATTGGTCTTGGTTTTATGCTGGAATAGGACCGGGTTTTGCTGTCGGGCTCTTGGGAGTTTTGGGAATCCTTCTCTTCAAGAAGTCATGGCGCCATGCATACTTCAAGTTTATAGAAAGTGCCTGTGACAAAATCTAG